From a region of the Paraburkholderia hospita genome:
- a CDS encoding nuclear transport factor 2 family protein: protein MQITDLITGWIHRDLGEWDKLRNLFHPDGEIEVTWFEGAFTDFVDGSMRMGASALRTKHLIGTPVVTFNGDRAVVETNAVIVGENVELGLGCVAHNRFVDTVERRNGVWKLCKRQSVYDMGSFAFPVGIVAIDATVVAKYPREYAPLAYLLEKSGFPVSRIFATRGSELEVAMKAKAQSWLLAEANIA from the coding sequence TTGCAGATCACCGACCTGATCACGGGCTGGATCCATCGCGATCTGGGCGAATGGGACAAGTTGCGCAACCTGTTCCATCCCGATGGCGAGATCGAAGTCACCTGGTTCGAAGGAGCGTTCACCGATTTCGTCGACGGTTCAATGCGCATGGGCGCATCCGCGTTGCGGACCAAGCATCTCATCGGCACGCCCGTTGTGACGTTCAACGGCGACCGGGCGGTGGTGGAAACCAACGCGGTCATCGTTGGAGAAAACGTCGAATTGGGATTGGGTTGTGTTGCCCACAACCGTTTCGTCGACACGGTTGAACGGCGCAATGGCGTGTGGAAACTGTGCAAACGCCAGAGCGTGTACGACATGGGTTCGTTTGCCTTTCCTGTGGGCATCGTGGCGATCGACGCCACCGTCGTTGCAAAGTATCCGCGTGAATATGCTCCGCTGGCGTATCTGCTTGAAAAGAGCGGTTTCCCCGTGAGTCGCATCTTTGCGACGCGTGGGAGTGAACTCGAAGTGGCAATGAAGGCCAAAGCCCAGAGCTGGTTGCTGGCGGAAGCTAATATTGCGTAG
- a CDS encoding maleate cis-trans isomerase family protein, producing the protein MKTYRIGQIVPSSNTTMETEIPAMLTSRYELFPDERFTFHSARMRMMHVTPEELKKMDVDSDRCALELSDARCDVLAYACLVAIMCQGAGYHRTSESRLKKTVESNGAPTPIVSSAGALVEGVKTMGFKRVAIITPYMKPLTQQVVDYIQSEDIEVTDSISLEVSDNLAVGRLDPLNLIGHADRLDISNADAVVLSACVQMPSLPAIQAVEDRLGKPVLSAATSTVYRILKTLGLNTQVPNAGYLLSGKY; encoded by the coding sequence ATGAAGACCTATCGAATCGGCCAGATCGTTCCCAGCTCGAATACGACGATGGAAACGGAAATTCCCGCGATGCTGACCTCGCGCTACGAGCTCTTCCCCGACGAGCGCTTTACGTTCCACTCTGCACGCATGCGCATGATGCATGTCACGCCGGAAGAACTGAAAAAGATGGACGTGGATAGCGACCGCTGCGCGCTCGAACTCAGCGACGCGCGCTGCGATGTGCTTGCCTATGCGTGCCTCGTCGCGATCATGTGCCAGGGCGCTGGTTATCACCGCACGTCGGAATCGCGCCTTAAAAAGACCGTCGAAAGCAACGGAGCCCCGACGCCGATCGTCAGCTCGGCGGGCGCATTGGTCGAAGGTGTGAAGACGATGGGATTCAAGCGCGTCGCGATCATCACGCCGTACATGAAGCCGCTGACGCAACAGGTCGTCGATTACATCCAGAGCGAAGACATCGAAGTGACCGACTCGATCAGCCTGGAAGTGTCGGACAATCTCGCTGTTGGCCGCCTCGATCCGCTGAATCTGATCGGTCACGCCGATCGCCTCGATATCAGCAACGCAGACGCCGTCGTGCTCTCCGCATGTGTGCAAATGCCCTCGCTGCCCGCGATCCAGGCCGTCGAGGACCGCCTCGGCAAGCCGGTCCTGTCGGCCGCGACGTCGACCGTCTATCGCATCCTCAAAACGCTGGGACTGAATACACAAGTTCCGAATGCGGGTTACCTGCTCTCGGGCAAGTACTGA